The following coding sequences lie in one Corynebacterium humireducens NBRC 106098 = DSM 45392 genomic window:
- a CDS encoding chorismate mutase translates to MTDAARDFEIRMPSGTDDPLSDAEIQQYRREIDRLDRIILDAVKRRTEVSRAIGKTRMGSGGTRLVHTREVAIINQFREELGPEGPVIANALLQLGRGRLG, encoded by the coding sequence ATGACTGATGCTGCCCGCGACTTTGAGATCCGCATGCCCTCCGGCACCGATGACCCGCTGTCCGACGCGGAGATCCAGCAGTACCGCCGGGAGATCGACCGCCTCGACCGCATCATCCTCGACGCCGTCAAGCGCCGTACGGAGGTCTCCCGTGCCATCGGCAAGACCCGCATGGGCTCCGGCGGCACCCGCCTCGTGCACACCCGCGAGGTGGCGATCATCAACCAGTTCCGCGAGGAACTCGGCCCCGAGGGACCCGTCATCGCCAACGCCCTGCTGCAGCTGGGCCGCGGCCGCCTTGGATAG
- a CDS encoding M23 family metallopeptidase — MFRRAGATALILSTALAGAVAAPSAQAQEASFQITEEGVTGLDLDDALTALTALGMLADTVGNSQPSDTPAFGSSDLQVILDPLEALLSAFSVVSSEDVNLKDLVSTAQRMSPVRGQTADGATVVFPTSGRFTSGYGARWGATHEGIDIADPIGTPVLAVMDGEVISAGGANGFGKWVRLRHDDGSISVYGHVHTINVSVGQRVTAGEQIATIGNEGRSTGPHLHFEIRPGGGAAIDPVGWFSQQGITVR, encoded by the coding sequence ATGTTCAGACGCGCCGGAGCCACGGCCCTCATCCTCAGCACCGCCCTGGCAGGCGCAGTCGCCGCCCCCTCCGCACAGGCGCAGGAGGCCTCGTTCCAGATCACCGAGGAGGGCGTCACCGGCCTCGACCTCGACGACGCCCTCACCGCACTGACCGCCCTGGGCATGCTCGCCGACACCGTCGGCAACTCCCAGCCCAGCGACACCCCCGCCTTCGGCAGCTCCGACCTGCAGGTCATCCTCGACCCCCTCGAGGCCCTGCTCAGCGCCTTCTCCGTCGTCTCCTCCGAGGACGTCAACCTCAAGGACCTCGTCAGCACCGCCCAGCGCATGTCGCCGGTCCGCGGCCAGACCGCCGACGGCGCCACCGTCGTGTTCCCCACCTCCGGTCGCTTCACCTCCGGGTACGGTGCCCGCTGGGGCGCCACCCACGAGGGCATCGACATCGCCGACCCCATCGGCACCCCGGTCCTCGCGGTCATGGACGGCGAGGTCATCTCCGCCGGCGGCGCCAACGGCTTCGGAAAGTGGGTGCGCCTGCGTCACGACGACGGCTCCATCTCCGTCTACGGCCACGTCCACACCATCAACGTCTCCGTCGGCCAGCGCGTGACCGCCGGCGAGCAGATCGCCACCATCGGCAACGAGGGCCGCTCCACCGGCCCGCACCTGCACTTCGAGATCCGCCCGGGTGGCGGTGCCGCCATCGACCCGGTGGGCTGGTTCTCCCAGCAGGGCATCACCGTCCGCTAG
- a CDS encoding ABC transporter permease: MSALLAASRPTRRDMARHPLRILAAILLIALPVLVLSWMGTSGYAEEHAAGRDPDRTRATWHGGTCVQSIDGTNGDCTPADPAEDRPIQAILEENLPEGFTSGFHGHAWGVATHGQYRSEFPLQQRPGGRVPPPGEVWLTTTTAQELRVGTGDTITFTPQNSGDPVELTVAGTMPGYTGLVAEPGLVDPATLRPDSDLGGSWSITGPGEFTWDDVLALNAVGFTVVSQDVIDNPPPVEAVDGQIQRNRLEYLTSDLDSLVVALAGVLTIGLLAVLVISPVFTIATSRMARIFALMSAQGATPRHIRLAVLTYGFVAGLVGASLGVVLGVGAAAVSWFLRYPGWDFPVPWLQLLALWAVAVAGSTVASLLPAWVASRASISAGVQGASPDRLLRWRPWMAAGPLGLLHLTVIMAVLWVFAEPATRYFWSTLPALALVLLLAASAPALVWGLGRLGRGAPLPLRLALRDAGRQSMRSVPALAAIMAVLAIAVGIYADQSASQARDRALHDSVYQGQSVLLTPAFADGAAPDPAAVEDVVATVQAETGTAERIDLRGVRFLPESTHHEIDYGTDIRAWDRRDHVAGVLEWAPVSLLEASPEILDLLRLDDADRTRALTALSTPGILVPVDAEQTELPVREVAWDDVGEEVIVLSETVLPTVPVLPELTQMALITPAGLAETGAPVDYVGTVLVPEERLTWGQQQDLRRRVADETVGISVRVSPAQWLADWWPAAFAGILGTGVVVVVTLVMALSWQGSRRQFALLDAVGAHPSLPSRVSGAFAAVLALAGSTVGVFFGYLAALLLTSRTRVLESGVVLETGTVGHLVPDWRILLILLVVTPFVAWVIGRLVHRRVGEPEYRET, translated from the coding sequence ATGAGCGCCCTACTCGCCGCCTCGCGCCCGACCCGGCGCGACATGGCCCGCCACCCCCTCCGGATCCTCGCCGCGATCCTGCTCATCGCCCTGCCCGTCCTCGTCCTCTCGTGGATGGGGACCAGCGGTTACGCCGAGGAGCACGCCGCCGGCCGGGACCCGGACCGCACCCGGGCGACGTGGCACGGCGGTACCTGCGTCCAGAGCATCGACGGCACCAACGGGGACTGCACCCCCGCGGACCCCGCGGAGGACCGTCCGATCCAGGCGATCCTCGAGGAGAACCTGCCGGAGGGGTTCACCTCCGGGTTCCACGGGCACGCGTGGGGTGTCGCCACCCACGGGCAGTACCGTTCCGAGTTCCCCCTCCAGCAGCGCCCCGGGGGCCGTGTCCCGCCCCCGGGCGAGGTGTGGCTGACCACCACCACCGCGCAGGAGCTGCGCGTGGGCACCGGGGACACCATCACCTTCACGCCGCAGAACTCCGGTGATCCGGTGGAGCTGACCGTCGCCGGCACGATGCCGGGCTACACCGGGCTGGTCGCGGAACCGGGTCTCGTGGACCCGGCCACTCTCCGGCCGGACTCCGACCTGGGCGGTTCCTGGTCGATCACGGGGCCAGGGGAGTTCACCTGGGATGACGTCCTGGCGCTCAACGCGGTGGGATTCACGGTCGTCTCGCAGGACGTCATCGACAACCCTCCGCCCGTGGAGGCCGTCGACGGGCAGATCCAGAGGAACCGCCTCGAGTACCTCACGTCCGACCTAGACTCCCTCGTCGTCGCCCTCGCCGGTGTCCTCACCATCGGGCTGCTGGCCGTGCTGGTGATCTCCCCGGTCTTCACCATCGCCACCTCCCGCATGGCGCGGATCTTCGCCCTCATGAGCGCGCAGGGCGCCACCCCGCGGCATATCCGCCTGGCGGTGCTCACCTACGGCTTCGTCGCGGGGCTCGTCGGCGCCTCCCTGGGCGTCGTCCTCGGGGTCGGCGCCGCGGCGGTGTCGTGGTTCCTCCGCTACCCCGGATGGGACTTCCCCGTCCCGTGGCTGCAGCTCCTCGCCCTCTGGGCGGTCGCGGTCGCCGGTTCGACGGTGGCCTCGCTGCTGCCGGCGTGGGTGGCCTCGCGGGCGTCGATAAGCGCGGGTGTCCAGGGGGCCTCCCCGGACCGGTTGCTGCGCTGGCGGCCGTGGATGGCCGCCGGCCCTCTCGGGCTGCTCCACCTCACCGTGATCATGGCCGTGCTGTGGGTGTTCGCCGAACCGGCGACGCGCTACTTCTGGTCCACCCTGCCGGCGCTCGCCCTGGTGCTGCTGCTCGCGGCCAGTGCCCCGGCGCTCGTGTGGGGGCTGGGGCGCCTCGGGCGGGGTGCACCCCTGCCGCTGCGGCTCGCCCTGCGTGACGCGGGCCGGCAGTCCATGCGCAGCGTGCCGGCGCTGGCGGCGATCATGGCGGTGCTCGCGATCGCGGTGGGCATCTACGCCGACCAGTCGGCCTCGCAGGCCCGCGACCGGGCCCTCCACGACAGCGTCTACCAGGGACAGTCGGTGCTTCTCACCCCGGCGTTCGCCGACGGAGCGGCTCCGGACCCGGCGGCGGTGGAGGATGTCGTCGCCACGGTGCAGGCGGAGACGGGGACGGCGGAACGCATCGACCTGCGCGGTGTCCGGTTCCTCCCGGAGTCCACCCACCACGAGATCGACTACGGCACGGACATCCGGGCCTGGGACCGGCGGGACCACGTCGCCGGCGTCCTCGAGTGGGCCCCCGTCTCGCTGCTCGAGGCCTCCCCGGAGATCCTCGACCTGCTGCGTCTCGACGACGCCGACCGCACCCGCGCCCTCACCGCCCTGAGCACCCCCGGCATCCTCGTCCCGGTGGACGCCGAGCAGACCGAGCTGCCGGTGCGGGAGGTCGCCTGGGATGACGTGGGTGAGGAGGTCATCGTCCTCTCCGAGACCGTGCTCCCCACCGTCCCCGTGCTGCCGGAGCTCACCCAGATGGCGCTGATCACCCCGGCGGGCCTCGCGGAGACCGGGGCGCCGGTCGACTACGTCGGCACCGTGCTCGTCCCGGAGGAGCGGCTCACCTGGGGGCAGCAGCAGGATCTGCGGAGGCGCGTCGCCGACGAGACCGTGGGCATCTCCGTGCGGGTCAGCCCCGCCCAGTGGCTCGCCGACTGGTGGCCGGCCGCCTTCGCCGGGATCCTCGGCACCGGTGTCGTCGTCGTGGTGACGCTGGTGATGGCCCTGTCCTGGCAGGGGTCCCGTCGGCAGTTCGCGCTTCTCGACGCCGTCGGCGCCCATCCCTCCCTGCCCTCCCGGGTCTCCGGCGCCTTCGCCGCCGTGCTCGCCCTCGCAGGTTCGACCGTCGGCGTGTTCTTCGGCTACCTCGCCGCCCTCCTGCTGACCTCCCGGACGCGGGTCCTGGAGTCCGGGGTCGTGCTGGAGACCGGCACCGTCGGGCATCTGGTGCCGGACTGGCGGATCCTGCTCATCCTGCTCGTGGTCACCCCGTTCGTGGCGTGGGTGATCGGGCGGCTGGTCCACCGCCGGGTCGGGGAGCCGGAGTACCGCGAGACCTAG
- a CDS encoding class I SAM-dependent methyltransferase yields the protein MHTCWNHNSAYHPWLLGIVAGQPRSRVLDVGCGDGLLLEKLAPLADAVVGLEPDSATARRAAERLAHLPHARVEKESFADHSPEHPYDVIIFVASLHHMDLTAALTKARELLVVGLAANRSPGDWIISALQVLPVRLGSWLHGETRDIGVPVAAPRESLAEIRSTARQLLPGARIRRGLYYRYLLRWTKP from the coding sequence GTGCACACCTGCTGGAACCACAACTCCGCCTACCACCCGTGGCTGCTCGGCATCGTTGCCGGGCAGCCACGTTCCCGCGTGCTCGACGTCGGGTGCGGCGACGGTCTTCTCCTGGAGAAGCTGGCCCCGCTTGCCGACGCCGTCGTCGGCCTCGAGCCCGACTCCGCGACCGCCCGCCGGGCCGCAGAACGCCTGGCGCACCTCCCCCACGCGCGCGTCGAGAAGGAATCGTTCGCCGACCACTCCCCGGAACACCCCTACGACGTCATCATCTTCGTCGCCAGCCTCCACCACATGGATCTCACCGCCGCGCTGACGAAGGCCCGGGAGCTGCTCGTCGTCGGGCTGGCCGCCAACCGGAGCCCCGGCGACTGGATCATCTCCGCGTTGCAGGTCCTTCCCGTCCGCCTCGGATCGTGGCTGCACGGGGAGACACGCGACATCGGGGTCCCCGTCGCCGCACCCCGGGAGAGCCTCGCCGAGATCCGCTCCACTGCGCGGCAGCTCCTGCCCGGCGCGCGGATCCGCCGGGGCCTCTACTACCGCTATCTGCTGCGCTGGACGAAACCCTAG
- a CDS encoding NAD-dependent succinate-semialdehyde dehydrogenase, producing the protein MNPTTLLASAPRGLFLDGAFVDSSDSGTLEVINPSDGTVLTEVASATEEDVRRALDLACAAQTEWAATPARERSEILRRAFELITAHTEELTWLQSAELGRALPDSRAEVAYGAEFFRWFAEEAVRVRGDYRHSPAGNARIIVHHQPVGPCLAITPWNFPLAMGARKIVPALAAGCTMIVKPASKTPLTMLYLAKLLQEAGLPDGVLAVVPTASSSRVSALLDDPRLRKLTFTGSTEVGQMLAAQAAQHSLRVSLELGGNAPYIVCEDADLDLAAEAVAVAKMRGAGQVCIAANRFLVHADVREEFVARAVKVMESFRIGRGTDEGVTYGPLSGADQLETVSSLVDDALSRGASRPLGGTLPADLPEGGFYFPTTVLTDIPADAEILSTEIFGPVLAVATFDTDDEAVEMANDTPFGLAAYLFSENLERALSLAERIEAGMVAVNKGALSDPAAPFGGVKESGLGREGGFEGIHEYLEPKFISLPL; encoded by the coding sequence ATGAACCCCACCACACTTCTCGCCTCCGCCCCGAGGGGACTCTTCCTCGACGGGGCCTTCGTCGATTCCTCCGACTCCGGCACCCTTGAGGTGATCAACCCCTCCGACGGCACCGTGCTCACGGAGGTGGCCTCCGCCACCGAGGAGGACGTCCGCCGCGCCCTCGACCTGGCCTGCGCCGCTCAGACGGAATGGGCGGCGACCCCGGCGCGCGAGCGTTCCGAGATCCTCCGCCGCGCCTTCGAGCTCATCACTGCGCACACCGAGGAGCTCACCTGGCTGCAGTCGGCGGAGCTGGGGCGCGCGCTGCCGGACTCCCGCGCCGAGGTCGCCTACGGGGCGGAGTTCTTCCGCTGGTTCGCCGAGGAGGCGGTGCGGGTGCGCGGCGACTACCGGCACAGCCCCGCCGGCAACGCCCGCATCATCGTCCACCACCAGCCGGTCGGCCCGTGCCTGGCGATCACCCCGTGGAACTTCCCGCTCGCGATGGGCGCCCGCAAGATCGTCCCGGCGCTGGCCGCGGGCTGCACGATGATCGTCAAGCCCGCCTCGAAGACGCCGCTGACCATGCTGTACCTGGCGAAACTCCTGCAGGAGGCGGGCCTGCCCGACGGCGTCCTCGCCGTCGTGCCCACCGCCTCCTCCTCGCGGGTGTCCGCGCTTCTCGACGACCCCCGCCTCCGCAAACTCACCTTCACCGGTTCCACCGAGGTCGGGCAGATGCTCGCCGCGCAGGCCGCGCAGCATTCGCTGCGCGTCTCCCTCGAACTCGGCGGCAACGCCCCCTACATCGTGTGCGAGGACGCCGACCTGGACCTCGCCGCCGAGGCCGTCGCCGTGGCGAAGATGCGCGGTGCCGGCCAGGTGTGCATCGCGGCCAACCGCTTCCTCGTCCACGCGGACGTGCGTGAGGAGTTCGTGGCGCGCGCGGTCAAGGTGATGGAGTCCTTCCGCATCGGTCGCGGCACCGACGAGGGCGTCACCTACGGCCCCCTCTCGGGTGCGGACCAGCTGGAGACCGTGTCCTCGCTCGTCGACGACGCCCTCTCGCGCGGTGCCTCCCGCCCCCTCGGCGGCACCCTGCCCGCGGACCTGCCGGAGGGTGGCTTCTACTTCCCGACGACCGTCCTCACCGACATCCCCGCCGACGCGGAGATCCTGTCGACGGAGATCTTCGGACCCGTCCTCGCGGTGGCGACCTTCGACACCGACGACGAGGCCGTGGAGATGGCCAACGACACCCCCTTCGGCCTGGCGGCCTACCTGTTCTCGGAGAACCTGGAGCGCGCGTTGTCCCTGGCCGAACGCATCGAGGCCGGCATGGTCGCGGTGAACAAGGGGGCACTGTCCGACCCGGCGGCCCCCTTCGGCGGAGTCAAGGAGTCCGGCCTGGGACGGGAGGGTGGCTTCGAGGGCATCCACGAGTACCTCGAGCCGAAGTTCATCTCGCTGCCTCTCTAG
- the pcrA gene encoding DNA helicase PcrA produces the protein MQPTSTDLTLGLNEQQKAAVEHAGSPLLIVAGAGSGKTAVLTRRIAHLMRDRGVAPWEILAITFTNKAAAEMRERVSALVGPVAERMWVATFHSVCVRILRQQAQLVPGLNTNFTIYDSDDSRRLLGMIAKDHQLDLKKFTARVLANAISNLKNELISPEAAAADAEVIRNPFDVTVAEVYADYQRRLRAANAVDFDDLIGEVVRIFQQHPQVVDHYRRRFRHVLIDEYQDTNHAQYMLVATLVGTGSDAPELCVVGDSDQSIYAFRGATIRNIEEFERDYPQARTILLEQNYRSTQTILSAANAVISRNDGRREKKLWTALGEGSQIVGYVADNEHDEARFIAGEVDALVDKGRSYHDIAVMYRTNNASRALEEVFIRAGIPYKVVGGTRFYERAEIRDIVAYLRVLENLDDTVSLRRIINTPRRGIGDRAQAFLALHAENNGMSFGQALLDAAEDKVALLGARGRNAVLKFNEMMDGIRAEMPTLDIGELISLVLDATGYREQLELSNDPQDGARLDNLNELVSVAREFASEAANMVAYAEMDGGEFSLEEGEPEPGSLQAFLEKVSLVADADQIPDNEQGVVTLMTLHTAKGLEFPVVFLTGWEDGQFPHLRALGDPEELAEERRLAYVGITRAREQLYLTRAMLRSSWGNPMTNPPSRFLAEVPEELIDWRREEPEQSWGSSWGAGGSGGGGGWGRHTPQRTAPRKPGLPKARPTNNNLQLVVGDRVNHDKYGLGTVIAADGSGARATVTIDFGSAGKVRLMLIGGVPMEKL, from the coding sequence ATGCAGCCAACCTCCACTGATCTCACTCTCGGTCTCAACGAACAGCAGAAGGCGGCGGTCGAACACGCGGGTTCGCCGCTGCTCATCGTGGCGGGCGCGGGGTCCGGCAAGACGGCCGTGCTCACGCGGCGTATCGCGCACCTCATGCGCGACCGTGGGGTGGCGCCGTGGGAGATCCTGGCGATCACGTTCACCAACAAGGCCGCCGCGGAGATGCGGGAGCGTGTCTCCGCGCTGGTGGGGCCGGTGGCGGAGCGGATGTGGGTGGCCACGTTCCACTCGGTGTGCGTGCGTATCCTGCGGCAGCAGGCGCAGCTGGTGCCGGGCCTGAACACGAACTTCACGATCTACGACTCGGATGACTCGCGGCGGCTGCTGGGCATGATCGCGAAGGACCACCAGCTGGACCTGAAGAAGTTCACGGCCCGGGTGCTGGCGAACGCGATCTCGAATCTCAAGAACGAGCTCATCTCCCCGGAGGCGGCGGCCGCGGACGCGGAGGTGATCCGCAACCCCTTCGACGTCACCGTCGCGGAGGTCTACGCCGACTACCAGCGGCGCCTGCGGGCGGCGAACGCCGTCGACTTCGACGACCTCATCGGCGAGGTGGTGCGCATCTTCCAGCAGCACCCGCAGGTGGTGGACCACTACCGTCGGCGTTTCCGCCACGTGCTCATCGACGAGTACCAGGACACCAACCACGCGCAGTACATGCTGGTGGCCACGCTCGTCGGCACGGGGTCAGACGCCCCGGAGCTGTGCGTGGTGGGTGACTCGGACCAGTCGATCTACGCCTTCCGTGGCGCGACGATCCGCAACATCGAGGAGTTCGAGCGCGACTACCCGCAGGCCCGCACGATCCTCCTGGAGCAGAACTACCGGTCGACGCAGACGATCCTCAGCGCCGCCAACGCGGTGATCTCCCGGAACGACGGCCGCCGGGAGAAGAAGCTGTGGACCGCCCTCGGGGAGGGCTCGCAGATCGTCGGCTACGTCGCCGACAACGAGCACGACGAGGCCCGTTTCATCGCGGGGGAGGTGGACGCGCTCGTCGACAAGGGGCGCAGCTACCACGACATCGCCGTCATGTACCGCACCAACAACGCCTCCCGCGCGCTGGAGGAGGTGTTCATCCGCGCCGGCATCCCGTACAAGGTGGTCGGCGGGACGCGCTTCTACGAGCGCGCCGAGATCCGCGACATCGTCGCCTACCTGCGCGTCCTGGAGAACCTGGACGACACGGTCAGCCTGCGGCGCATCATCAACACCCCGCGCCGCGGCATCGGCGACCGCGCGCAGGCCTTCCTGGCGCTGCACGCGGAGAACAACGGCATGTCCTTCGGACAGGCGCTTCTCGACGCCGCCGAGGACAAGGTTGCCCTCCTCGGCGCCCGCGGCCGCAACGCGGTGCTGAAGTTCAACGAGATGATGGACGGCATCCGCGCGGAGATGCCCACGCTCGACATCGGCGAGCTCATCTCCCTGGTCCTGGACGCGACGGGCTACCGCGAGCAGCTGGAACTGAGCAACGACCCGCAGGACGGGGCCCGCCTGGACAACCTCAACGAGCTGGTGTCCGTGGCCCGTGAGTTCGCCTCCGAGGCGGCCAACATGGTCGCCTACGCGGAGATGGACGGCGGGGAGTTCTCCCTCGAGGAGGGCGAGCCGGAGCCGGGTTCCCTGCAGGCCTTCCTGGAGAAGGTCTCGCTGGTGGCCGACGCCGACCAGATCCCCGACAACGAGCAGGGCGTGGTCACGCTCATGACGCTCCACACGGCGAAGGGGCTGGAGTTCCCCGTGGTGTTCCTCACCGGCTGGGAGGACGGCCAGTTCCCGCACCTGCGGGCCCTCGGGGACCCGGAGGAGCTGGCGGAGGAGCGGCGCCTGGCGTACGTGGGCATCACCCGCGCCCGCGAGCAGCTCTACCTCACGCGCGCGATGCTGCGCTCCTCGTGGGGCAACCCGATGACGAATCCCCCGAGCCGTTTCCTGGCGGAGGTGCCGGAGGAGCTCATCGACTGGCGCCGGGAGGAGCCGGAGCAGTCCTGGGGTTCCTCGTGGGGCGCCGGCGGGAGCGGCGGGGGCGGCGGCTGGGGCCGGCACACCCCGCAGCGCACCGCACCGCGGAAGCCGGGCCTGCCGAAGGCCCGCCCGACGAACAACAACCTGCAGCTCGTGGTGGGGGACCGCGTCAACCACGACAAGTACGGGCTGGGCACGGTCATCGCGGCCGACGGTTCGGGGGCGCGCGCGACGGTGACGATCGACTTCGGTTCCGCCGGCAAGGTGCGCCTCATGCTCATCGGCGGTGTGCCGATGGAGAAGCTCTAG
- a CDS encoding PadR family transcriptional regulator — MPIKHSLLAMLADGPHSASQLQQQFSERTQAVWPLNIGQVTQTLGRLERDGLIETAGTITGANNRPADTYRLTTAGTELLDDWWSRPVQRPPTDRDELVIKVSLAAQNRSVDLIGLLDRQRRATIAQLRELTRLSRTLDHTRTAERLQVERRILDLESEARWLDRVEALSTPRPQES; from the coding sequence ATGCCCATCAAGCACTCCCTGCTCGCGATGCTGGCCGACGGACCACACTCCGCCAGCCAGCTCCAGCAGCAGTTCAGCGAGCGGACGCAGGCCGTCTGGCCCCTCAACATCGGCCAGGTCACCCAGACGCTCGGCCGTCTGGAGCGCGACGGCCTCATCGAGACCGCCGGCACCATCACCGGCGCCAACAACCGCCCCGCCGACACATACCGCCTCACCACCGCCGGCACCGAGCTTCTCGACGACTGGTGGTCCCGTCCCGTCCAACGTCCCCCCACGGACCGCGACGAACTGGTCATCAAGGTCTCCCTCGCCGCGCAGAACCGCAGCGTCGACCTCATCGGGCTGCTCGACCGGCAACGGCGCGCCACCATCGCCCAGCTCCGGGAGCTCACCCGTCTCTCCCGCACCCTCGACCACACCCGCACGGCCGAACGCCTGCAGGTCGAACGCCGCATCCTCGACCTCGAGTCGGAGGCCCGCTGGCTCGACCGCGTCGAGGCCCTGTCCACCCCCCGACCCCAGGAGTCCTGA
- a CDS encoding ABC transporter ATP-binding protein, with the protein MSPTSPAPLELQNVTCVFGSGPRRVVALEDVSLVIEPGELVAVMGPSGSGKSTLLNVAGLLQPPTSGRVLVDGVDAADLSPTRSAELRRTRIGLVFQHYNLVPTLTVGENVSLPLELDGRAPAECREAARIALQEVGLDGLADRFPEEISGGQAQRAAIARALIGERAVLLADEPTGALDTTTGDAVLRILRDRVDAGAAGMIVTHEPRFAGWADRTIVVRDGRLVDDGGEL; encoded by the coding sequence ATGTCCCCCACCTCACCCGCTCCCCTGGAGCTGCAGAACGTCACCTGCGTGTTCGGGTCCGGCCCCCGCCGGGTCGTCGCCCTCGAGGACGTCTCCCTCGTCATCGAGCCGGGGGAACTCGTCGCCGTCATGGGACCCTCCGGCTCCGGCAAGTCGACGCTGCTCAACGTCGCCGGGCTCCTGCAGCCCCCGACCTCGGGCCGCGTGCTCGTCGACGGCGTCGACGCCGCCGACCTCTCCCCCACCCGCTCCGCCGAGCTGCGGCGCACCCGGATCGGCCTGGTGTTCCAGCACTACAACCTCGTGCCCACCCTCACCGTCGGGGAGAACGTCTCCCTGCCGCTGGAGCTCGACGGGCGCGCCCCCGCGGAGTGCCGGGAGGCCGCCCGCATCGCCCTCCAGGAGGTGGGCCTCGACGGCCTCGCCGACCGTTTCCCGGAGGAGATCTCCGGTGGTCAGGCCCAGCGCGCGGCCATCGCCCGGGCACTCATCGGTGAGCGGGCCGTCCTGCTCGCCGACGAGCCCACGGGAGCCCTCGACACGACGACCGGCGATGCCGTGCTCCGCATCCTCCGCGACCGCGTCGACGCCGGCGCGGCCGGCATGATCGTCACCCATGAGCCCCGTTTCGCCGGCTGGGCGGACCGCACCATCGTGGTCCGCGACGGCCGCCTCGTCGACGACGGGGGTGAGCTGTGA